ATGGTGCAGGAGGGGCTGCTGGACCAGAGCAGCCTGGAGATCGTGGCGGAGTATCCCGAGAGCCGCATCGACTACGGCTCGGTCTGCGCCCACAAGGCGCACATCTCCCATGTCGCGTACGAGGAGTTCCGCACCTCCGCTCTCTCCTGCGAGTTCCAGTCGTTCTGCGCCCGGAACGCCTACTGGCTCGACGATTACGCCCTGTTCGCCGCGCTCACCGCCCACTACGAGGAGCAGCCCTGGACCGCCTGGCCCCCCGAGATCCGGGACCGGGAGCCGGGGGCGCTCGCCGCCGTGCGGGAGGAGCTGCGCGACCGCATCGAGCAGGAGAAGTTCCTGCAGTTCGTCTTCCACAGGCAGTGGACCGACCTGAAGGACTACTGCCACCGCCGGGGCATCTACATCGTCGGGGATATCCCCATCTACGTCAGCTACAACAGCGTCGACGTCTGGACTCTCCCCCACCTCTTCCAGCTCGACGGGGAGAAACGGATGACCAGGGTCTCCGGGACGCCGCCTGACATCTTCAGCGCCACCGGCCAGCTCTGGGGCAGCCCGGTCTACCGCTGGGACGCCATGCGGGAGGAGGGCTATGCCTGGTGGAAGCAGCGGATCCGCCGCACGCTGGAGATGTACGACTACGTCCGCATCGACCACTTCCGGGGATTCTTCCAGTACTGGGAGGTTCCGGCGGGAGATGCGACCGCGGAGCACGGGCAGTGGGTCGACGGGCCGGGAGAGGAGTTCTTCCGCGCTCTCGAGCAGGACATCCCCTCCCTTCCGCTGATCGTCGAGGATCCCGGCGCCAACCCCCCCGACATCCAGCAGACCATCGACCATTTCGGCTTCCCGGGCATGCGGGTTCTCGTCTTCGCCTTCGGCGAGGATCTCCCGCGGAACCCCTTCATCCCCCACAACTACGACAGAAACCTGATCGTCTACACCTCGACCCACGACACCAACACCGCGCGGGGCTGGTTCGAGCAGGAGGCGGCCCCGGAGGACAGGGAGAGGCTCTTCCGCTACCTCGGGCGGGAGATAGATGCGGACGAGGTCAGCGGGGAACTCGTGCGGCTGGCGATGCAGTCGGTTGCGAACACCGCGATCCTGCCCATGCAGGATCTCCTGGGGCTCGGCGCGGAGGCGCGCATCAACCGCCCCGCGACCACCTCGGGGAACTGGAGGTGGCGCCTCACGCCCGAACAGCTGGCGTCGGCCCCGAAGGAGCGGCTGCGGGAGATGACGGAGTTCTGCAGACGGATCGGGTGAGCCGGCAGGCGAGGCGGCAATCCCGCAAAGGTGTTATTAGGGGGAGGGAGCTTATGCAGAGAATCATGGACGAGGTACGAAAAGAGCTGCATGAGCGGGTGCCGGAGCGGATCGCGGGCCTGATCGACCTGGCCTACAACCTCTGGTGGAGCTGGCATCCGCAGGCGCGGAACCTCTTCCGGCTCCTGAATCCGCAGGGGTGGCGGGTCACCAACGACAACCCGGTGATGATGCTGCGGATCACCCCGCGGTATTTCCTGGAGAAGGCGGCAAAGGACCCGAACTATCTCCACTACTACGACATCCTCATGTACCGCTGGAGGGGCTACATGGAGCGGCGGAGCCGCTGGTTCGCCGAACAGTTCCCCGCCCAGCAGCTCCTCACCATCGCCTACTTCTCGGCCGAGTACGGGCTGCACCACTCCCTCCCCTTCTACTCGGGGGGGCTCGGCATCCTGGCGGGCGACCACCTGAAGGAGTGCAGCGATCTCGGGGTGCCGCTGGTGGGCGTCGGGTTCATGTACGGGCAGGGTTACCTCGCCCAGCACATCAACGCGGAGGGCTGGCAGGAGAACATCTGCGAGCCCATCGAGCGGGACAACGCTCCGGTCAGCCGGGTGCGGGACGAGCACGGCAGGCAGCTGATCGTGCGGGTGCCCTACTTCGAACCGCCCATCCACGTCGCGGTCTGGAAGGTCGACGTGGGCAAGGTCCCCCTCTACCTGCTGGACACCAACATCGAGGAGAACGATCCCTGGAACCGCCCCATCTCCTCGCGCCTCTACACGGCGGACAAGGAGATGCGGCTGCGGCAGGAGATCATCCTGGGGATCGGCGGGCGCAAGGTGCTGCACACGCTGGGCGTGGACTACCACGCCGTGCACCTGAACGAGGGGCACTCCGCATTCGCCCTGCTGGAGCGGATCCGGGAGAGGGTGGAGAGCGGCGTCGAGTTCAAGCAGGCGCTGGAGCAGGTGCGGGGGACCTCGGTCTTCACCACCCACACCCCGGTGCCCGCCGGGCACGACTACTTCCCCTTCGATCTGATGGAGAAGTACTTCGGGACCTACTACCCGAAGCTCGGGATCGACTGGGACACCTTCCTCGCGCTGGGAAACCCCCCCGGGAACACGATGGACGGGTTCGTGATGACCGCGCTCGCCCTCCAGGCGTCCCGCTACCACAACGCGGTGAGCGTCATCAACGCCCGCGTGGCACGGGAGATGTGGCGTCACCTCTGGCCGGATCGCCCCGTCGATCAGGTCCCCATCGACGCGATCACGAACGGCGTGCACATGCCGACCTGGCTGGCGCCGGCGATGGAGAAGGTGATCGACAAGTACCTCTCCCCGGTATTCCCGCACTGGCAGACGGGCCACGACAATCCCGCCGTCTGGGACTTCATCCGGGATATCCCGGCGGCCGAGCTCTGGTACACGCACCTGCGGCTGAAGACGCAGATGATCAACCACATCCGCGAGGCAAAGAGGATGACCTGGGAGAAGCGGCGGGACGAACCGGTCAACCTGGCCGCCGGCGGGCTGATGCTGAACCCGGACATACTCACCATCGGGTTCGCGCGGCGGTTTGCCACCTACAAGCGCCCCGACCTGATCTTCTCCGATATGGAGCGGATCAGGTCCATCGTGAACAACCCCTGGGCGCCGGTCCAGATCGTCTACGCGGGCAAGGCCCACCCTGCCGACGAGGAGGGCAAGGCGGTGCTCCGCGGCATCTACATGCACGCCGAGAATCCGGACTTCGGCGGAAGGGTGGCCTTCATCGAGGACTACGGCGAGCAGATCGCGCACTGGCTGGTTCAGGGCGTGGACGTCTGGCTGAACAACCCCATTCCCCCGATGGAGGCCTCCGGGACGAGCGGCATGAAGGCCGGCATGAACGGCGCCCTGAACCTGAGTATCCTGGACGGCTGGTGGGCGGAGGGCTACAACGGGCGGAACGGATGGACCTTCGGCGCGGAGGAGGGCACGCCCCCGGAGAAGCGGGACGAGGCGGACGCGCAGTCGCTCTACGATGTCCTGGAGAACCAGGTGATCCCGCTCTACTACAGCCGGGAGCTCGACGGGATCCCCCACGCCTGGGTCGAGATGATGAAAGAGTCGATACGGAGCGTCGCTCCGCAGTTCTCGGCCCGGCGGATGATCAAAGATTACGTGCGGAAATATTACCCCTCGCTCCTGCTGGGCGCAGAGGCCTGCTACGTTCCCCCGCAGCCCGCAGGCGAGGCCAGACCCGCGCGGGTTCCCGCACGGAACGCCGGGTCGGAGCGCTGATCCCGCCTCCGACCCGTCACACCGGGGCGCCCAGCTGCTCCCGGTGGCGTTCCGGGTGGTTCAGGAAGTCCAGGCATTCTTCGCAGCCCACCAGGCGGTAGATGCTGCCGCCGCCGCAGAGATCGGGCATCGCGGGCGGGCTGGCGAAGCGGAGCGCCGGCACCACCCCGTACCGCGGGTTCTTCCGCCACTCGCCGCCGGCGCACGCGTAGTAGGCCGCCCCCTGCATCCGCTCGAAGAAGTCGTAGTCGCTGGCGAACCGTGACGAGACCAGGTTTGCCATGACGATCGCCTCGCTCCCGGGGTTGATGGTCACGTGGCCGTATCCCGGCGGCACCAGCACCCCCTCGCCGGCCCGGGCGTTCACGACCACCAGATCCGTGAGATCGCGGTGCTGGAGGAGGAAGTGCGCCTCCCCCGCGAGCACCTGGTAGAGTTCGGGATACTCCGTGCCCGCC
The Methanomicrobiales archaeon genome window above contains:
- the malQ gene encoding 4-alpha-glucanotransferase, which gives rise to MDTRRTIMKTRRSGIFLHIASLPSPFGIGDLGSGAYRFADFLKESGQTYWQILPLNPTREPCGNSPYDSPSGFAYNTLFISPERMVQEGLLDQSSLEIVAEYPESRIDYGSVCAHKAHISHVAYEEFRTSALSCEFQSFCARNAYWLDDYALFAALTAHYEEQPWTAWPPEIRDREPGALAAVREELRDRIEQEKFLQFVFHRQWTDLKDYCHRRGIYIVGDIPIYVSYNSVDVWTLPHLFQLDGEKRMTRVSGTPPDIFSATGQLWGSPVYRWDAMREEGYAWWKQRIRRTLEMYDYVRIDHFRGFFQYWEVPAGDATAEHGQWVDGPGEEFFRALEQDIPSLPLIVEDPGANPPDIQQTIDHFGFPGMRVLVFAFGEDLPRNPFIPHNYDRNLIVYTSTHDTNTARGWFEQEAAPEDRERLFRYLGREIDADEVSGELVRLAMQSVANTAILPMQDLLGLGAEARINRPATTSGNWRWRLTPEQLASAPKERLREMTEFCRRIG
- a CDS encoding glucose-6-phosphate isomerase family protein, which codes for MYQLMRQYWDGPIPEPDLRTTEDMRSVLAEPECDALGKPLYYMYRDLARTDADRLWLEAHSIRYDMTIIPPAALCGEHVKTKGHHHPQNEAGTEYPELYQVLAGEAHFLLQHRDLTDLVVVNARAGEGVLVPPGYGHVTINPGSEAIVMANLVSSRFASDYDFFERMQGAAYYACAGGEWRKNPRYGVVPALRFASPPAMPDLCGGGSIYRLVGCEECLDFLNHPERHREQLGAPV
- the glgP gene encoding alpha-glucan family phosphorylase — its product is MDEVRKELHERVPERIAGLIDLAYNLWWSWHPQARNLFRLLNPQGWRVTNDNPVMMLRITPRYFLEKAAKDPNYLHYYDILMYRWRGYMERRSRWFAEQFPAQQLLTIAYFSAEYGLHHSLPFYSGGLGILAGDHLKECSDLGVPLVGVGFMYGQGYLAQHINAEGWQENICEPIERDNAPVSRVRDEHGRQLIVRVPYFEPPIHVAVWKVDVGKVPLYLLDTNIEENDPWNRPISSRLYTADKEMRLRQEIILGIGGRKVLHTLGVDYHAVHLNEGHSAFALLERIRERVESGVEFKQALEQVRGTSVFTTHTPVPAGHDYFPFDLMEKYFGTYYPKLGIDWDTFLALGNPPGNTMDGFVMTALALQASRYHNAVSVINARVAREMWRHLWPDRPVDQVPIDAITNGVHMPTWLAPAMEKVIDKYLSPVFPHWQTGHDNPAVWDFIRDIPAAELWYTHLRLKTQMINHIREAKRMTWEKRRDEPVNLAAGGLMLNPDILTIGFARRFATYKRPDLIFSDMERIRSIVNNPWAPVQIVYAGKAHPADEEGKAVLRGIYMHAENPDFGGRVAFIEDYGEQIAHWLVQGVDVWLNNPIPPMEASGTSGMKAGMNGALNLSILDGWWAEGYNGRNGWTFGAEEGTPPEKRDEADAQSLYDVLENQVIPLYYSRELDGIPHAWVEMMKESIRSVAPQFSARRMIKDYVRKYYPSLLLGAEACYVPPQPAGEARPARVPARNAGSER